A single genomic interval of Bacteroidetes bacterium GWF2_43_63 harbors:
- a CDS encoding 7-carboxy-7-deazaguanine synthase QueE translates to MNSEINQDDGRFLPVMEQFSSLQGEGVNTGKAAWFVRLGGCDVGCSFCDVKESWDPELHPLMPAESIVENVVNSKLGAVVLTGGEPLKWSMDYLTAELHKNNIFIYLETSGSENPSGSFDWICVSPKKGVTVHPYWFAKAHELKVIIQGENDMVFAEGLANLVNPSCIIQLQPEWSVRNEVLPMLVNYITTHPQWRLSVQTHKYIKIP, encoded by the coding sequence ATGAATTCAGAAATAAATCAGGACGATGGCAGATTTCTGCCAGTGATGGAGCAGTTTTCCAGTTTGCAGGGCGAAGGTGTCAATACGGGCAAAGCCGCATGGTTTGTGCGTTTGGGCGGATGCGATGTGGGCTGTAGTTTTTGTGATGTGAAAGAATCGTGGGACCCGGAACTTCACCCACTGATGCCCGCGGAAAGTATTGTTGAAAATGTGGTCAACTCAAAGCTTGGGGCCGTTGTTCTTACCGGTGGAGAACCACTCAAGTGGAGCATGGACTATTTGACAGCTGAGTTGCACAAAAACAATATTTTCATTTACCTGGAAACTTCTGGGAGTGAAAACCCCAGCGGCTCATTCGACTGGATATGTGTTAGTCCTAAAAAAGGAGTAACTGTTCATCCCTATTGGTTTGCAAAGGCGCATGAACTCAAAGTTATCATTCAGGGAGAAAATGACATGGTTTTTGCTGAAGGGCTGGCCAATCTTGTAAATCCTTCCTGTATTATTCAACTTCAGCCCGAATGGAGTGTGCGAAATGAAGTATTGCCAATGCTCGTAAACTACATAACAACGCACCCCCAATGGCGTTTATCAGTACAGACACACAAATACATTAAAATCCCCTGA